Proteins encoded in a region of the Verrucomicrobiia bacterium genome:
- a CDS encoding RluA family pseudouridine synthase: MAKPQHMELGEGRNITRIPILYEDRSVMAIDKPAGWLLVPFSWQRTQRNLQAAVTSSISAGHFWARSRNLKFLRHVHRLDGDTSGILLFAKSLGAVDTYSDLFETRQMEKTYLVVVHGVPKQTEWTCTAKLASDPQQVGRMRVDNKEGKDCETSFRVRDTNGTWSLVEAFPVTGRTHQIRVHLLDSGHAVVGDDYYGPDAGDGHKHLPPQRTPYPLGLRAATLAYFDPFLRKNTRIKAPMDDFITAFGFQPPPKPTKPEARTGPHLKTEN; this comes from the coding sequence GTGGCAAAACCGCAACACATGGAACTCGGCGAAGGCCGGAACATCACGCGCATCCCCATTCTCTATGAGGATCGCTCCGTCATGGCCATTGATAAACCCGCTGGCTGGCTCCTCGTCCCCTTCTCCTGGCAACGCACGCAGCGAAATCTCCAAGCCGCGGTCACGTCCTCCATCTCCGCTGGTCACTTCTGGGCACGCTCGCGTAATCTGAAGTTCCTCCGCCACGTCCATCGACTCGATGGCGACACCAGCGGCATCCTCCTTTTCGCGAAAAGCCTCGGCGCCGTGGATACCTACAGCGACCTCTTCGAAACCCGTCAGATGGAGAAAACCTATCTGGTCGTCGTCCACGGCGTTCCCAAGCAAACCGAATGGACCTGTACCGCCAAGCTCGCTTCCGATCCGCAACAGGTCGGGCGCATGCGTGTGGATAACAAAGAGGGCAAAGACTGCGAAACCTCTTTCCGCGTCCGTGATACCAATGGCACCTGGAGCCTCGTCGAAGCCTTCCCAGTGACCGGTCGCACACATCAGATTCGTGTCCACCTATTAGATTCGGGTCATGCCGTCGTAGGCGATGATTACTACGGCCCCGACGCTGGCGATGGCCATAAACACCTGCCACCTCAACGCACCCCCTACCCCTTAGGCCTCCGCGCCGCCACTCTCGCCTACTTCGATCCTTTCCTACGCAAGAACACCCGCATCAAGGCTCCGATGGACGACTTCATCACCGCCTTCGGTTTCCAACCTCCTCCTAAACCAACCAAGCCGGAGGCACGCACTGGTCCCCATCTGAAAACTGAAAACTGA
- a CDS encoding cation diffusion facilitator family transporter, translated as MEMDRLQRSLRVTFIGMIVNTVLAAGKTIAGVVGHSHALVADGVESLADVFSSVIVWRGLVVAKEPADKDHPYGHGKAEPIAAAVVSTMLIFAAVWIGITAVREILTPHSMPAPFTLIVLLGVVLVKETLFRHVLKESATVESTAVETDAWHHRSDALTSAAAFIGIAVALLGGPGYEAADDWAAFFAAGIIGWNGSRLFRNAANELMDVKADPEIERQVRSLGGAVEGVKDIEKCLIRKAGPHLFVDIHVQVDPQMTVLSAHDIAHQVKDRIKSAMPQVEDVLVHIEPYGQRMTKE; from the coding sequence ATGGAAATGGATCGTTTACAGCGCAGTCTACGGGTGACATTCATCGGCATGATCGTGAACACGGTATTGGCCGCAGGCAAGACGATCGCCGGTGTGGTGGGGCATTCGCATGCCTTGGTTGCGGATGGGGTGGAATCGCTGGCGGATGTATTCAGCTCGGTGATCGTGTGGCGCGGGTTGGTAGTGGCGAAGGAGCCGGCGGACAAGGATCATCCCTACGGTCATGGCAAAGCCGAACCGATCGCGGCTGCTGTGGTGTCCACGATGCTCATCTTTGCCGCCGTCTGGATCGGCATCACGGCGGTCCGGGAGATTCTCACGCCGCATTCCATGCCCGCTCCATTCACCTTGATCGTTTTGCTTGGCGTCGTGTTGGTGAAGGAAACCCTTTTTCGTCATGTGCTAAAGGAATCGGCCACGGTTGAGAGCACGGCTGTGGAGACGGATGCCTGGCATCATCGGAGCGATGCGCTTACTTCCGCTGCCGCCTTCATCGGCATCGCTGTGGCCTTGCTCGGTGGTCCAGGCTACGAAGCGGCTGATGATTGGGCTGCGTTTTTTGCTGCGGGTATCATTGGCTGGAATGGTTCACGACTTTTTCGTAATGCCGCCAATGAATTGATGGATGTCAAAGCGGATCCAGAGATCGAGAGGCAAGTGAGGTCTTTGGGCGGAGCAGTGGAGGGCGTGAAAGATATTGAGAAGTGTCTGATCCGCAAAGCGGGTCCACATCTCTTTGTGGATATTCATGTGCAAGTGGACCCGCAGATGACCGTCTTGAGCGCTCATGATATCGCACATCAGGTGAAAGACAGGATCAAAAGTGCGATGCCACAGGTGGAGGATGTCTTGGTACACATCGAGCCATACGGCCAAAGAATGACGAAGGAATGA